From the genome of Deltaproteobacteria bacterium, one region includes:
- the gltA gene encoding NADPH-dependent glutamate synthase, which yields MDESKKKKEKVPRQGMPEQDPGERVRNFDEVPLGYTEEQALLEASRCIHCKKPLCVNGCPVDIDIPGFIALITERDFAGAARKIKETNSLPAVCGRVCPQESQCEATCILGKKGDPVAIGRLERFVADFERGTGEILIPEMAPKTGKRVAVVGAGPAGLTIAGDLIKLGHDVTIFEGLHKSGGVLIYGIPEFRLPKSIVDAEVDFLKRMGVEIVTNAVVGRLKTVDDLFAEGYDAVFLGVGAGAPVFMNIPGENLSGIYSANEYLTRSNLMKAYRFPEYDTPIARGRNVGVIGGGNVTMDAARTALRMGAENVYVIYRRTETEMPARIEEVHHAREEGVQFHLLTNPVEYISDESGWVKGARCIRMELGEPDESGRRRPVPIEGSEFVIDVDMVVVAIGTMANPVIQATTPGLETNRRGYIIADEETGETTREGVFAGGDIVTGSATVILAMGAAKKAARAIHAYLK from the coding sequence ATGGACGAAAGTAAGAAGAAAAAGGAAAAGGTCCCGCGGCAGGGCATGCCGGAACAGGACCCGGGAGAACGGGTGCGGAACTTTGATGAGGTGCCCCTGGGATACACGGAAGAACAGGCCCTGCTCGAAGCATCACGCTGCATTCACTGTAAAAAACCCCTCTGTGTCAACGGGTGTCCTGTCGATATCGATATTCCCGGCTTCATTGCACTGATCACAGAGAGGGATTTTGCCGGCGCGGCCCGCAAGATCAAGGAAACCAATTCATTGCCGGCGGTCTGCGGCCGTGTCTGTCCCCAGGAAAGCCAGTGCGAGGCGACCTGCATCCTCGGCAAGAAAGGCGATCCTGTGGCGATCGGACGGCTCGAGCGTTTTGTCGCCGACTTTGAGCGTGGCACCGGGGAGATCCTGATCCCGGAGATGGCGCCGAAAACGGGCAAGCGGGTCGCCGTCGTCGGTGCCGGACCGGCGGGGCTGACCATAGCGGGGGACCTCATCAAGCTCGGCCATGACGTGACCATATTTGAGGGCCTTCACAAGTCCGGCGGCGTCCTGATCTACGGCATACCGGAATTCCGTCTTCCCAAGAGCATCGTTGATGCCGAGGTAGATTTTCTGAAGCGCATGGGTGTCGAGATCGTCACCAACGCCGTGGTCGGGAGACTGAAGACCGTGGATGACCTCTTCGCGGAGGGGTATGATGCCGTTTTCCTGGGTGTCGGCGCCGGCGCGCCGGTCTTCATGAACATCCCCGGCGAAAACCTGAGCGGCATATACTCGGCCAATGAATACCTGACCCGGTCGAACCTGATGAAGGCCTACCGGTTTCCCGAGTATGACACGCCTATCGCCCGCGGAAGAAACGTGGGCGTCATCGGCGGCGGGAATGTGACGATGGATGCCGCCAGGACAGCCCTTCGAATGGGCGCCGAGAACGTCTATGTCATCTACCGGCGAACCGAAACGGAAATGCCCGCCCGGATAGAGGAAGTACATCACGCCAGGGAAGAGGGCGTGCAGTTTCACCTGTTGACCAATCCGGTCGAATATATCAGCGACGAGAGCGGCTGGGTGAAGGGTGCCCGGTGCATCCGCATGGAGCTGGGTGAGCCCGACGAATCGGGACGGCGGCGTCCTGTGCCCATTGAAGGTTCGGAATTCGTCATCGACGTGGATATGGTGGTCGTTGCCATCGGGACCATGGCGAATCCCGTCATTCAGGCTACCACGCCCGGTCTGGAAACGAACCGGCGCGGCTATATCATTGCTGATGAGGAAACGGGAGAAACAACCCGTGAGGGCGTGTTCGCCGGCGGTGACATCGTGACCGGGTCGGCGACGGTGATACTTGCCATGGGCGCCGCAAAAAAAGCCGCCCGGGCGATCCATGCCTACCTAAAATAA
- a CDS encoding transposase: MARPLRIEYPYAIYHVTSRGNARHDIYRNDSDKNTFLNVLESVVERYNWLCHAYCLMKNHYHLVIETPDGNLSKGMRHLNGVYTQKFNYRYNNVGHLFQGRYKAILVEKESYLLSLCRYIVLNPVRTGIVSGPERWPWSSYRAMAGMTQKPPFLTIDWLLLQFGETREKAIQAYTQYIYDGIDEKPPWTEVKGQIFLGSIEFIDRLKPHLEEQHDAREVPREHRFANRPSLEDLRIELEGKDKRERGNLIYRAYVEYGYTMNEISNLIGVHYTTVSRTIRRIEKTKGQKMP; encoded by the coding sequence ATGGCACGACCACTTCGTATAGAATATCCTTATGCGATATACCATGTTACCTCGCGAGGTAATGCCCGACATGATATTTATCGTAATGACAGCGATAAAAACACCTTTCTCAACGTGCTTGAGTCAGTTGTGGAAAGATACAACTGGCTTTGCCATGCATATTGTCTGATGAAAAATCACTACCATCTCGTGATAGAGACACCGGATGGTAATCTTTCCAAGGGGATGAGACATCTCAACGGTGTCTATACACAGAAGTTCAACTATCGCTATAACAATGTTGGTCATCTCTTTCAGGGACGGTACAAGGCGATCCTGGTCGAAAAAGAAAGTTACTTGCTATCATTGTGTCGATACATTGTTCTGAATCCGGTACGGACAGGAATTGTGTCGGGTCCTGAGCGCTGGCCATGGAGCAGCTATCGGGCAATGGCGGGAATGACTCAGAAACCTCCATTTCTCACAATTGATTGGCTTCTTCTGCAATTTGGTGAAACAAGAGAAAAAGCGATACAGGCGTATACGCAATATATTTATGATGGCATTGATGAAAAACCACCTTGGACCGAAGTGAAGGGACAGATATTCCTTGGTTCGATAGAATTTATTGACAGGCTAAAGCCTCACCTGGAAGAACAACACGACGCAAGGGAGGTCCCACGAGAACACCGTTTCGCAAATCGCCCGTCTCTTGAGGATTTACGCATCGAATTGGAAGGAAAGGACAAGAGAGAACGAGGGAATTTAATATATCGTGCCTATGTGGAATATGGATATACAATGAATGAAATTTCCAATCTTATCGGTGTCCATTATACGACGGTCAGTAGAACAATTCGCCGGATTGAAAAGACCAAGGGGCAAAAAATGCCGTAA
- a CDS encoding dTDP-4-dehydrorhamnose 3,5-epimerase family protein: protein MIEGVKVKKLRVIPDERGRLMEILRNDDEVFEKFGQVYMTTAYPGVVKAWHYHRAQSDNMAVVKGMMKIVLYDDREGSPTRGEINEFFAGEHNPILLHIPPLVCHGFKCVSEAEAIVINAPTEVYDYEESDEHRHPPHGGHIPYDWDRKDG, encoded by the coding sequence ATGATCGAGGGCGTAAAGGTCAAAAAGCTGCGGGTGATTCCCGATGAGCGGGGACGCCTGATGGAGATTCTGCGCAACGACGATGAGGTGTTCGAAAAATTCGGGCAGGTCTACATGACGACTGCCTATCCCGGCGTGGTCAAGGCCTGGCACTATCACCGGGCGCAGTCCGACAATATGGCCGTGGTGAAAGGCATGATGAAGATCGTCCTTTACGACGACCGCGAGGGATCACCCACCCGCGGGGAAATAAATGAATTCTTCGCCGGTGAGCACAACCCGATCCTGCTGCACATCCCTCCCCTTGTCTGTCACGGGTTCAAGTGTGTCTCCGAGGCCGAGGCCATCGTGATCAACGCGCCGACGGAAGTCTATGATTACGAGGAGTCCGACGAACACCGCCATCCGCCCCACGGCGGGCACATCCCCTACGACTGGGATCGAAAAGACGGCTGA
- a CDS encoding NTP transferase domain-containing protein, with protein MKGIILAGGLGTRMFPLTKITNKHLLPVFDKPMIFYPLRTLINAGIDQILIVTGGNNAGDFLRLLGNGKDFGLKHINYTYQEGEGGIADALRLAEHFADDDRIVIVLGDNIIEKNIRSAVESFKKQERGAKILLKEVPDPQRFGVPAFEGDRIVRIDEKPKEPASSYAVTGIYMYDRTVFDVIRTLKPSDRGELEITDVNNHYIREGTMTCDFLEGWWTDAGTFESLLNASNLVAKTGANKP; from the coding sequence ATGAAAGGCATCATACTGGCCGGGGGCCTCGGCACCCGCATGTTCCCGCTTACGAAGATCACGAACAAGCATCTTCTCCCCGTATTCGACAAGCCCATGATATTCTACCCGCTTCGGACCCTCATCAATGCCGGTATCGACCAGATACTGATCGTGACCGGCGGCAACAACGCCGGCGACTTTCTGCGGCTCCTGGGAAACGGGAAGGATTTCGGCCTGAAGCATATCAACTATACCTATCAGGAAGGAGAAGGAGGTATCGCTGACGCGCTCCGCCTGGCTGAGCATTTTGCCGACGATGACCGGATCGTCATCGTTCTCGGTGACAATATCATCGAAAAGAATATCAGGAGCGCCGTCGAGTCCTTCAAAAAACAGGAACGGGGGGCGAAGATCCTTCTCAAGGAAGTACCCGATCCCCAGCGTTTCGGTGTCCCCGCCTTCGAGGGAGACCGGATCGTCCGCATAGACGAGAAACCGAAGGAGCCCGCCTCATCTTACGCGGTGACGGGGATCTATATGTACGACAGGACCGTTTTTGACGTCATCAGGACGCTGAAACCGTCGGACCGCGGAGAGCTGGAAATAACGGATGTCAACAACCACTATATCCGGGAAGGGACCATGACCTGTGATTTCCTCGAGGGCTGGTGGACCGACGCGGGAACCTTCGAGTCACTCCTGAACGCGAGCAATCTGGTGGCAAAGACGGGGGCGAACAAGCCGTGA
- the ribD gene encoding bifunctional diaminohydroxyphosphoribosylaminopyrimidine deaminase/5-amino-6-(5-phosphoribosylamino)uracil reductase RibD yields MNDRDYMERAIRLARKGEGRVSPNPMVGAVIVKKGIIIGEGYHRQFGGPHAEIQALHNAVEPVDGATWYVTLEPCSHHGKTPPCVDAIIASRPARVVAGVQDPNPVVGGKGLEKLRKQGIDVTLGVLEEECRELNETFFTFMTTHRPFVTLKYAQTADGRIAAGTGDSRWVSSEPSRRFAHMLRSHHDAILVGVDTVIHDDPELTVRLVRGRNPLRIVLDSTLRIPDNARILRDQDQANTVVVAAEGCSEKRRRKLLDRGVETITVPAGDSGINPETLLMELGSRSISSLLVEGGSKVITSFLKEHLADRLVIITAPKILGAGIEAVGDLDSTSIDDALQLSLRRITRKGDDVILDYRMKRRD; encoded by the coding sequence ATGAACGATAGGGATTACATGGAGCGGGCGATCCGGCTCGCCCGAAAGGGAGAAGGCCGGGTGAGCCCGAATCCGATGGTCGGTGCCGTCATCGTCAAAAAGGGCATAATAATCGGCGAGGGCTACCACAGGCAGTTCGGCGGTCCCCATGCCGAGATACAGGCCCTTCATAATGCTGTTGAACCGGTCGATGGGGCCACCTGGTATGTTACCCTCGAGCCCTGTTCCCACCATGGAAAGACACCGCCCTGTGTCGATGCGATCATCGCGTCACGGCCGGCCAGGGTGGTGGCTGGAGTGCAGGACCCCAATCCGGTCGTTGGGGGCAAGGGGTTGGAAAAACTACGCAAACAGGGGATCGACGTCACGCTCGGAGTGCTGGAGGAGGAATGCCGGGAGTTGAACGAGACCTTTTTCACCTTCATGACGACCCACCGCCCCTTCGTTACACTGAAATACGCCCAGACCGCGGATGGAAGGATAGCCGCGGGAACCGGTGACTCACGGTGGGTCAGCTCCGAGCCTTCCCGGCGTTTCGCCCATATGCTGCGGTCACACCATGACGCCATCCTGGTGGGTGTGGATACGGTGATCCATGATGACCCGGAACTGACGGTCCGGCTGGTGCGGGGCCGGAATCCCCTCCGGATCGTCCTGGACTCGACGCTGCGTATTCCCGATAATGCCCGGATCCTTCGGGACCAGGACCAGGCCAATACGGTGGTCGTCGCCGCTGAAGGATGTTCAGAGAAACGGCGGCGGAAACTGCTGGACCGGGGTGTCGAAACGATAACCGTCCCGGCCGGTGATTCGGGTATCAACCCGGAAACGCTCCTGATGGAACTGGGGAGCCGAAGCATATCGTCCCTCCTGGTCGAAGGGGGCTCAAAGGTCATCACCTCTTTCCTGAAGGAGCACCTCGCGGACCGGCTCGTGATCATCACGGCCCCGAAGATACTGGGCGCCGGTATTGAGGCGGTCGGCGACCTCGACAGCACGAGCATCGATGATGCCCTGCAGCTCTCCCTGCGCAGGATCACCCGGAAGGGAGACGATGTAATACTCGATTACCGGATGAAGAGAAGGGATTAG
- a CDS encoding UpxY family transcription antiterminator, which translates to MSWYAVHTRSRHEDRVHARLTQKSIDTFLPKMEVWSRRKDRRKRIQVPLFSGYLFVNIEELTNERKLDVLTTAGVVRILGRPDSSRPEPVPDEQIEAVQRLVNSDVELQPFEYPRAGEPARIVDGPFKGIEGTVISTDYRKNLFVVSIDILQRSVAIRVEGFQIEKV; encoded by the coding sequence ATGTCCTGGTACGCCGTTCATACCCGCAGCCGTCACGAGGATCGTGTCCATGCCCGCCTGACGCAGAAGTCCATCGACACCTTTCTTCCCAAGATGGAAGTGTGGAGCAGGCGGAAGGACCGGAGAAAACGGATACAGGTCCCCCTTTTTTCCGGTTATCTCTTTGTTAATATTGAAGAACTGACGAATGAGAGAAAACTTGACGTCCTGACGACGGCCGGTGTGGTCAGGATACTCGGAAGACCTGACAGCAGCAGGCCGGAACCGGTTCCCGACGAGCAGATCGAGGCGGTGCAGCGTCTTGTCAACTCCGACGTGGAGCTCCAACCCTTTGAATATCCTCGGGCGGGTGAACCGGCCCGTATCGTGGACGGCCCCTTCAAGGGTATCGAGGGAACCGTTATCAGTACCGATTACCGCAAGAATCTTTTTGTCGTTTCCATTGACATCCTGCAACGATCCGTTGCCATTCGGGTCGAGGGATTCCAGATAGAGAAGGTGTGA
- a CDS encoding ribonuclease Z (member of metallo-beta-lactamase family; the purified enzyme from Escherichia coli forms dimeric zinc phosphodiesterase; in Bacillus subtilis this protein is a 3'-tRNA processing endoribonuclease and is essential while in Escherichia coli it is not; associates with two zinc ions) — MFSAELINEPCADPGVYVKFKHRNEAFLFDVGNLCATPSRKILRLSNIFVSHTHMDHFIGFDYILRICLGRDRHLSLFGPPGFITNVESKIGAYSWNLVGNYSNDFVIDVTEVHENKRITKRFECRNAFSGEVTGEMTDTSAVLLDREDCIVKTAFLDHRIPSLAFSLKEKQHINIMKNALEELGLPQGDWLADLKDRIRRNEPDETPVSLPRTVKTGRGGEAATMPLGRLRDSLVMITPGQKLAYVADAVYSEENARKIIDLAESADILFIEAPFLDEEAEQAAAKYHLTARQAGELARKAGVKRFVLFHFSPKYRGQEFLLEDEALEAFIDLEEEIPLF, encoded by the coding sequence ATGTTTTCGGCCGAACTCATCAACGAACCCTGCGCCGATCCCGGTGTCTATGTGAAATTCAAGCACCGCAATGAAGCCTTTCTCTTTGATGTGGGAAATCTCTGCGCCACCCCGTCGCGAAAGATACTGAGACTCAGCAATATCTTCGTATCCCACACCCACATGGATCACTTCATCGGGTTCGATTACATCCTGAGGATCTGCCTGGGGCGCGACAGGCACCTTTCTCTCTTCGGTCCGCCGGGGTTTATCACCAACGTGGAAAGCAAGATCGGCGCCTACAGCTGGAACCTGGTGGGAAACTACAGTAATGATTTCGTCATCGATGTCACGGAAGTTCATGAAAACAAAAGGATAACGAAGCGATTCGAGTGCCGGAACGCCTTCAGCGGAGAAGTCACCGGCGAAATGACGGACACCTCCGCTGTCCTTCTGGACCGGGAAGACTGTATCGTGAAAACCGCCTTTCTCGATCACCGGATACCCTCCCTCGCCTTCTCCCTGAAGGAGAAACAACATATCAATATCATGAAAAACGCCCTGGAAGAGCTCGGTCTTCCCCAGGGCGACTGGCTGGCTGACCTGAAAGACCGTATACGGCGCAATGAACCCGACGAGACGCCGGTCTCCCTGCCCCGAACAGTGAAGACCGGGAGGGGCGGGGAAGCCGCAACGATGCCGCTGGGCAGATTGCGGGACAGCCTTGTCATGATAACGCCGGGCCAGAAGCTGGCCTACGTGGCGGACGCCGTGTACAGCGAGGAAAACGCGAGGAAGATCATAGACTTGGCCGAATCGGCCGACATCCTCTTCATCGAAGCACCCTTTCTTGACGAGGAGGCCGAGCAGGCCGCCGCGAAATACCATCTGACGGCACGCCAGGCGGGCGAACTGGCGCGAAAGGCCGGGGTAAAGCGGTTTGTCCTCTTTCACTTTTCCCCGAAATACCGTGGTCAGGAGTTTCTTCTGGAAGACGAGGCACTGGAAGCCTTCATTGATCTTGAAGAGGAAATCCCCCTATTTTGA
- a CDS encoding peptide chain release factor-like protein, which translates to MFAVSEQKEKELLDRMEKLGVRDEDLRETFVRSSGRGGQKVNKTSSCVHLIHKPTGLIVKCQQERSQALNRFLARRILLDRLERIEKGRQSAEGQRIEKIKRQKRKRSKRAKEKVLQSKHLQSEKKMRRAKIPLPEGE; encoded by the coding sequence ATGTTCGCTGTATCAGAACAGAAGGAAAAGGAACTGCTTGACAGGATGGAGAAGCTCGGGGTCCGGGATGAAGACCTGCGGGAGACGTTCGTCAGGTCCTCGGGTCGCGGCGGGCAGAAGGTGAACAAGACCTCCAGTTGCGTCCATCTCATCCACAAGCCCACGGGCCTTATCGTCAAGTGCCAGCAGGAGCGGTCGCAGGCGCTGAATCGATTTCTGGCCCGGCGGATCCTCCTGGACCGCCTTGAACGGATAGAAAAAGGAAGACAGAGCGCTGAAGGACAGCGCATCGAGAAGATAAAAAGACAGAAACGAAAACGGTCAAAGCGGGCCAAGGAGAAAGTTCTGCAATCGAAGCACCTGCAGTCTGAGAAAAAGATGCGTCGCGCGAAGATCCCTCTTCCCGAAGGGGAGTAG
- the atpE gene encoding ATP synthase F0 subunit C — MRKMLRGIMYCMISLAGLMVTAPFAFAAEEAAAGGDVSGKALVLACSIIAAGIAMGVGAFGPGLGMGQATGGATNAVGRNPDAQGKIMLTMLVGMAMTESIAIYALVIALAILYANPLLKYIVG, encoded by the coding sequence ATGAGAAAAATGTTGAGAGGCATCATGTACTGCATGATTTCCCTGGCGGGTCTGATGGTAACGGCACCCTTCGCGTTCGCCGCTGAGGAAGCAGCCGCAGGTGGCGACGTATCGGGAAAGGCGCTTGTTCTCGCGTGCAGTATCATCGCGGCCGGTATTGCAATGGGTGTGGGTGCATTCGGTCCCGGTCTCGGAATGGGGCAGGCGACGGGTGGAGCCACGAACGCCGTGGGCAGAAATCCTGACGCACAGGGCAAAATCATGCTTACCATGCTGGTCGGTATGGCAATGACCGAGTCCATCGCGATCTACGCGCTCGTTATTGCTCTGGCGATCCTGTATGCCAATCCGCTGCTGAAGTACATCGTCGGATAG
- a CDS encoding Lrp/AsnC family transcriptional regulator, with product MLRKISIEVIFVMIFPAITEKEKSIARVVQGDLPLVRKPFEEAGRRIGTTGAEALETIRSLVKRGIIRKFGAILKHREAGFRRNAMVVWAVPPERCEEIGGKLAACRDITHCYERTPPFEGIYTIFTMVHCRDEEPEQRVAALARHIGIDSYAILRSLEEYKKSSMEYFS from the coding sequence ATGCTAAGGAAAATTTCCATCGAGGTAATTTTTGTCATGATTTTTCCGGCCATTACGGAGAAAGAAAAATCGATCGCCCGGGTCGTGCAGGGTGACCTCCCCCTTGTCAGGAAGCCTTTCGAAGAAGCCGGCCGGCGGATCGGAACAACGGGAGCGGAGGCCCTCGAAACGATCCGGTCCCTTGTGAAGCGCGGCATTATCAGGAAATTCGGCGCTATTCTGAAACATCGTGAAGCGGGATTCAGGAGAAATGCCATGGTGGTCTGGGCGGTGCCGCCGGAGCGCTGTGAGGAGATCGGGGGAAAACTGGCGGCCTGCCGCGATATTACCCACTGTTACGAGAGGACACCTCCCTTTGAGGGCATCTACACGATCTTTACCATGGTCCACTGCCGGGATGAGGAACCGGAGCAGCGGGTCGCCGCTCTCGCCCGGCACATCGGCATCGATTCTTATGCAATTCTCAGAAGTCTCGAGGAATACAAGAAGAGCAGCATGGAGTATTTTTCATGA
- the hemL gene encoding glutamate-1-semialdehyde 2,1-aminomutase yields the protein MKKKSAVYFEEAQNYIPGGVNSPVRAFRSVQGDPLFISRASGARIYDADGKEYIDYVASWGPMIAGHAHPAVVTAIQEAAGRGTSYGAPTELEIEMARCIVEAFPAIDMVRMVNSGTEATMSAVRLARGVTGKNKILKFEGCYHGHVDSLLVKAGSGVATLGIPGSPGVPPELAALTVTVPYNNIDAVRDALDEYGTETACVIVEPVAGNMGVVPPLPGFLEELREITRKKDVILIFDEVITGFRLCYGGLQNLAGIEPDLTCLGKIIGGGLPVGAFGGRKDIMEQLAPLGPVYQAGTLSGNPLAMAAGLATLKILRETDGYKDLERRTSYLCEETDGLFVEKGIPLTINQVGSMFTLFFTPAAVVDFQSANACDTGRFASFFKGMLERGISMAPSQFESSFLSLAHNDEDIDHTLQACRETLADL from the coding sequence ATGAAAAAGAAGTCAGCCGTCTATTTTGAAGAGGCACAGAACTATATCCCGGGTGGCGTCAACAGTCCCGTCAGGGCCTTCAGGTCCGTTCAGGGCGACCCGCTTTTCATCTCCCGCGCCTCGGGGGCACGAATATATGATGCCGATGGAAAAGAATATATTGACTACGTGGCTTCCTGGGGTCCCATGATCGCGGGACATGCGCATCCCGCCGTTGTGACGGCCATTCAGGAGGCCGCCGGAAGGGGAACCAGTTACGGCGCGCCGACGGAACTGGAGATCGAGATGGCCCGGTGCATCGTTGAAGCCTTTCCCGCCATCGACATGGTGAGAATGGTCAACTCCGGAACGGAGGCGACCATGAGCGCCGTCAGGCTCGCCCGCGGCGTGACAGGGAAAAATAAAATACTGAAATTTGAGGGATGCTATCACGGACATGTTGATTCCCTCCTCGTCAAGGCGGGATCGGGCGTGGCTACCCTGGGAATACCCGGAAGTCCCGGCGTCCCTCCGGAATTGGCGGCATTGACCGTTACCGTTCCTTACAACAACATCGACGCCGTGAGGGATGCCCTTGACGAATACGGTACTGAGACGGCCTGTGTCATCGTGGAGCCGGTAGCCGGGAACATGGGTGTTGTCCCGCCTCTGCCGGGGTTCCTCGAAGAGCTCAGGGAAATAACCCGCAAGAAAGATGTTATCCTCATTTTCGACGAGGTCATTACCGGCTTCCGCCTTTGCTACGGCGGGCTCCAGAACCTGGCCGGCATCGAACCCGACCTGACCTGTCTCGGAAAGATCATCGGCGGCGGTCTCCCCGTGGGGGCCTTCGGCGGCAGGAAAGACATTATGGAACAACTGGCGCCCCTGGGGCCGGTCTATCAGGCGGGAACCCTCTCAGGGAACCCCCTTGCCATGGCGGCGGGGCTCGCCACGCTGAAGATATTACGGGAAACGGACGGCTATAAAGATTTGGAACGGCGAACCTCCTATCTCTGCGAAGAGACGGACGGCCTTTTCGTTGAAAAGGGGATCCCCCTCACCATCAACCAGGTCGGTTCGATGTTCACCCTTTTCTTTACGCCGGCGGCCGTCGTTGATTTTCAATCGGCCAACGCCTGTGATACCGGGCGCTTCGCGTCCTTCTTCAAAGGCATGCTTGAAAGGGGCATCAGTATGGCGCCCTCCCAGTTCGAGAGTTCCTTTCTGTCGCTCGCCCACAACGACGAAGATATTGACCATACTCTCCAGGCCTGCAGGGAGACGCTTGCGGACCTGTGA
- a CDS encoding GDP-mannose dehydrogenase, which produces MTQNEPGQDRELQVDLKEGAVSVSPAGEAFPLPQEEDYVREYKRLQTIVAEQRQIGREIVVVMGVGFVGAVMAGVVADSIDKKTGEPLKFVIGMQRPSARSYWKIPLINRGVAPVEAEDPEVVPMISRCVLERKNLIATYTYDALCLADVVVVDVQCDYFKENLGDVRKGRAEIAALEESLKIIGEKIGPDCLVLIETTVPPGTTEYIAYPIIKKAFEKRGLNDREPLLAHSFERVMPGREYVSSIRDFWRVCSGINEEARDRVTAFLSDVLNVEKFPLTVLDRPMESETCKIVENSYRATILAFLHEWSLFAERNGVDLIKVIKAIKVRPTHSNMIFPGPGIGGYCLPKDGGLGVWSYHKLMGFDDDIFRITPAAIDINDTRSLHAAELVRDALRNMGKIVAASKIAVLGASYREDVGDTRYSGSEIIVRKLTEMGGEVEVHDPYVKHWWEFEKQETYPAPGHSWSRFFRNQDKLSELRIHEDIKDVLKGADAVVLAVRHEPYLALTPDEIVDMVGKETAIVDCFGILSDDNIRRFIELGCEVKGLGRGHIKRIKDSVKKD; this is translated from the coding sequence ATGACGCAGAATGAACCAGGACAGGACAGAGAACTACAGGTTGATTTGAAGGAAGGAGCCGTTTCCGTTTCCCCCGCCGGTGAGGCCTTTCCGCTTCCCCAGGAAGAAGATTACGTTCGCGAGTACAAGCGGCTGCAAACGATCGTTGCCGAGCAGCGTCAGATAGGGCGGGAGATCGTGGTCGTCATGGGCGTCGGTTTCGTCGGCGCCGTCATGGCGGGGGTTGTCGCCGACTCCATCGATAAGAAGACCGGTGAGCCCCTGAAGTTCGTCATCGGCATGCAGCGACCGTCTGCCCGCTCCTACTGGAAAATACCCCTCATCAATCGCGGTGTGGCACCTGTTGAAGCGGAAGACCCCGAAGTGGTCCCCATGATCAGCCGCTGCGTGCTTGAAAGGAAAAATCTGATCGCCACATACACCTATGACGCCCTCTGTCTGGCCGATGTCGTGGTCGTCGATGTGCAGTGCGACTACTTCAAGGAAAACCTCGGAGACGTTCGAAAGGGCAGGGCCGAGATCGCGGCCCTTGAAGAAAGCCTGAAGATAATCGGCGAGAAGATCGGTCCCGACTGCCTGGTCCTGATAGAAACCACGGTGCCTCCCGGGACCACCGAGTATATCGCCTACCCCATTATCAAGAAGGCCTTTGAAAAGAGGGGACTCAACGACCGGGAACCGCTTCTCGCTCATTCTTTCGAGCGGGTCATGCCGGGAAGGGAATACGTATCGTCCATCAGGGATTTCTGGCGGGTATGCAGCGGTATCAATGAGGAGGCGCGGGATCGCGTGACGGCGTTTCTTTCCGACGTTCTCAACGTTGAAAAATTCCCCCTCACCGTTCTTGACCGTCCCATGGAGAGCGAGACCTGCAAGATCGTGGAGAACTCATACCGGGCCACCATACTTGCCTTTCTTCACGAGTGGAGTCTCTTTGCCGAGAGAAACGGCGTCGACCTCATCAAGGTCATAAAGGCCATCAAGGTCCGCCCCACCCATTCCAACATGATTTTTCCCGGTCCCGGCATCGGCGGGTACTGCCTTCCCAAGGACGGGGGGCTGGGCGTGTGGTCCTATCACAAACTGATGGGGTTCGATGACGATATTTTCCGGATCACCCCGGCCGCGATCGACATCAACGACACCCGTTCCCTGCATGCCGCTGAACTGGTCCGGGACGCCCTGCGGAACATGGGGAAAATAGTCGCTGCATCGAAGATAGCCGTTCTCGGTGCTTCCTATCGTGAGGATGTGGGTGATACCCGGTACAGCGGCTCCGAGATCATCGTCCGCAAGCTGACGGAGATGGGTGGTGAAGTGGAGGTCCATGATCCCTATGTGAAGCACTGGTGGGAGTTCGAAAAACAGGAAACCTACCCGGCGCCGGGGCATTCGTGGTCACGCTTTTTCAGGAACCAGGACAAACTGTCGGAACTCCGCATCCACGAGGACATTAAAGATGTACTGAAGGGCGCCGATGCCGTCGTCCTGGCGGTCCGCCACGAGCCCTATCTCGCGTTGACCCCTGACGAGATCGTCGATATGG